From Fibrobacter sp., a single genomic window includes:
- a CDS encoding SAP domain-containing protein, which yields MTFAVVFAVIIVVLSFFVYLKKNKYDGKDEFLQQEYVAPKSIRISHKENVSEKTKFEGCIDASGLFPIELLVLLHAPEYYVNEKNYPSFWSYKYNLGNVSVVLEKLVQKGFLKKETNLELNLSDLKISDLKLVLKNRSLPVSGKKEEIIRRVLQNVSLDDLDKSLTKTTLPTN from the coding sequence ATGACTTTCGCTGTTGTCTTTGCTGTAATCATCGTTGTTTTATCTTTTTTTGTGTATTTGAAAAAAAATAAATATGATGGTAAAGATGAATTCCTTCAGCAGGAATATGTTGCTCCTAAATCCATTCGAATATCACATAAGGAGAATGTTTCAGAGAAAACGAAATTTGAAGGTTGTATAGATGCGTCGGGTTTGTTTCCGATAGAACTTTTAGTTTTGCTGCATGCTCCCGAATACTATGTAAACGAAAAGAATTATCCAAGTTTTTGGAGCTATAAATATAATCTTGGGAATGTAAGTGTTGTTTTGGAAAAACTTGTACAAAAGGGTTTTCTAAAAAAAGAGACTAATCTTGAGTTGAATTTAAGTGATTTAAAAATATCAGATTTAAAACTCGTATTAAAAAATCGTTCGTTGCCTGTATCTGGAAAAAAAGAAGAAATAATTAGAAGAGTTTTGCAAAATGTTTCGTTGGATGACTTGGATAAATCATTGACAAAAACAACGTTACCTACGAACTGA